The DNA region CAGAAGAAGGCCCGCGAGGCGGACGGGGCGCGCACCTTCCAGATCGAGGTCACCACCTACCGCTCCGAGGCCTACGACCGCACCTCGCGCAAGCCCGAGGTCTCCTACGGCGACTCCGTCGAGGAGGACCTGGTGCGGCGGGACTTCACGGTGAACGCGATGGCGGTGGCGCTGCCGGAGAAGCACTTCATCGATCCGCACGGCGGACTGGAGGATCTGGCACGACGTCTGCTGCGCACGCCGGGGACCCCGGAGGCGTCTTTCTCCGACGATCCGCTGCGGATGATGCGCGCGGCCCGCTTCGCGGCGCAGCTCGACTTCACCGTCGCCGACGACGTGCTGCGTGCGATGAAGGCGATGGCTGACCGGCTGGGCATCGTCTCCGCGGAACGTGTGAGGGACGAGCTGAACAAGCTGCTGCTGGCCCCCCGCCCGGTGAAGGGCATCCGGCTGCTCGTCGAGACCGGGCTCGCCGACCAGGTGCTGCCGGAGATTCCCGCGCTGCGACTGGAGCGCGACGAGCACCATCGTCACAAGGACGTCTACGAGCACTCGCTGACCGTCCTGGAGCAGGCCATCGACCTGGAGGAGGGCGGGCCCGATCTGACGCTGAGGCTCGCGGCGCTGCTGCACGACATCGGCAAGCCGAGGACGAGACGGTTCGAGCCCGACGGGCGGGTCTCCTTCCATCACCACGAGGTGGTGGGCGCGAAGATGACGAAGAAGCGCATGGCCGCGCTGAAGTACCCCAACGATCTGACCAAGGACGTCTCCCGGCTCGTGGAGCTGCATCTGCGCTTCCACGGCTACGGCACGGGAGAGTGGACGGACTCCGCGGTGCGCCGCTACGTAAGGGACGCGGGCCCGCTGCTGTCCCGGCTCCACAAGCTCACGCGCTCGGACTGCACGACGCGCAACAAGCGCAAGGCGAGCGCGCTTTCGCGTGCGTACGACTCCCTTGAGGAGCGGATCGCGCGGTTGCAGGAGCAGGAGGAGCTGGAAGCCATCAGGCCCGATCTCGACGGGAACGAGATCATGTCCATCCTCGGTGTGAAGCCGGGGCCGGTCGTGGGCAAGGCGTACAAGCATCTGCTGGAGCTGCGCCTGGAGCACGGGCCGATGGAGCACGATGACGCGGTGGCGGCGCTCAAGGACTGGTGGGCGGCGCAGAGTTAGCCACCCCGGCCACCGCCGGACGGGCCGCCGCCCTGCCGCCCAGCCGACGCCGTCGGTACGCGCCGTCAGTACGCGTGGTCAGTGCGGCGGCGAGGGCGGCGTCGGGGCAGAAACCGCACTTCGGGCCGCCTGTGTGCGTTTCACGTGAAACATCAGCGCAGCCACCGCCACGTAGACCACGGCGACCCCGATGACGAGTACGGCCGAGCGCCCGTCCGGCGGCAGTATCAGCGACGCCACTCCCGCCGCACCGACGAAGGCGACGTTGAAGAGCATGTCGTAGAGCGAGAACACCCGGCCCCGGTAAGCGTCGTGGACCGTCGACTGCACGGCCGTATCGGCGGTGATCTTCGATGCCTGGGTGACGAGTCCGAGAACGAAGGCCGTGAGCAGGATCGGTACCGGTGCGAAGGTCAGCCCGAGCGCGGGCTCCAGTACGGCCGCCGACGCGGCGCACAGCGTCAGCCAGCCGAAGCGGCCCGAACGTGCGACTCCCCAGGGCGTGATGAGTGCCGCCGCGAAGTAGCCGAGCCCCGAGACCGCCACCGCGAGTCCCAGCAGCTTCAAACCCGCGCCCACGTCCACGGCTTCGACCGCGTCGCCGACCCGGCCGTCGCTGCCCCATGCGTAGCGGCACAGCATCAGCACCATCACCGTCAAGGCGCCGTAGCAGAACCTCATCAATGTCATCGCCGTGAGCGCGTAGGCGGCGGTGTGGCGCTGCCGTAGGTGGCGAAGGCCGTCGACGAGGCCGCGGGTGGTGGTGGCCACCGTCGTCAGCAGCCGCAGCGGTACGCGGGCGGCGCCCGGGTCCGGCCCGAGCAGGTCCCGGCCCATGCGCAACGCTGCGAGTCCCGCGAGGAGATAGACCAGTGCGCCGGTGAGGACCACCCACGCATCGCTTGTACGGCCGCCGTCGGGGGAGGCCAGCCGCAGGGCGAAGGCGACGCCGCCGCCGGCGGTGGCCGCGAGGGTTCCGGCGGTCGGGGAGAGGGAGTTGGCCATGACGAGGCGAGCGTCGTCTACGACGCGTGGCAGCGCCGCGGAGAGCCCGGCGAGGATGAAGCGGTTCACGGCGGTGACCGACAGCGCGGAGAGATAGAACAGCCACTCCGGGACGGCGCCGACCACCAGAGCGCCTGTCCCGGCGGCGAGGACCGCGCGCAGCAGATTGCCGTAGAGCAGGACCTGGCGTCTGCGCCACCGGTCCAGCAGTACGCCCGCGAAGGGGCCGAGCAGGGAGTACGGGAGCAGCAGTACGGCCATAGCAGAGGCGATGGCCGCCGGTGATGTCTCCTTCTCGGGGGAGAAGACCACGTAGGCCGCGAGGGCCACTTGATAGATGCCGTCGGCGAGTTGGGAGAGCAGACGCACCGCGAGCAGTCGCCGGAAGCCGGGGAAACGCAGCAGGGTGCGTAGATCGCCGACGACACTCATGGGCCCAGCTTCACACACGTGCCAGTGGGTGCGCGCCTCGATGTGGCAAGGGGGGAAGGGGCGAAGCGACGCTTGTGCCGTTGATGCCGGTACCGGAGTTCTGCCGGGTCTGCGGGAGCCTGTTTCACGTGAAACGGGCGCCGGTTCCGGTCAGTGCGTGGCTGTCCCCCAGCTCACCTGCGCATCCTCGAACGGCACCGGCTTCGCATGTGACGCCCGGCGCCCGCCGAGGGTGAAGACGTCCGGCGCCCGGTCCAGGACGCCGCCGCCCGGGTCGTCCGTACCGTCCCGGCGCACCACGTCCCGCTCCGGGGTCAGTGCGTCGCGTACCACCACGGCGCAGAGGTAGAGCGTGCCGAGCAGGTGCGCCATGATTACTAGCTGGTAACCCTCGGGGGGCAGGCCATGGTGCTTGTCGCCGCTGCCCGTGTAGGCGAGGTAGAGCCAGATGCCGAGGAAGTAGACCACCTCGCACGCCTGCCAGATGAGGATGTCCCGCCACCTCGGCCTGGCGAGGGCCGCGAGCGGGATGAGCCACAGCACGTACTGCGGCGAGTAGACCTTGTTGGTCAGGATGAACAGCGCCACGACCAGCAGCGCGAGCTGTGCCAGGCGGGGGCGGCGCGGTGCGCGCAGCGCCAGTGCGGCGATGCCGGCGCAGCCGAGCGCCATCAGCACCATCGCGTAGACGTTGGCGTCCGAGACGGGGTCGCCGGTGCGCTGGGAGATGATCAGCCAGATCGAACCGAAGTCGACCGGCCTCTCCTGGCTGAAGCTGTAGAACTTCGACCAGCCTTGTGGGGCCAGCAGCATTACGGGAAGGTTCACGCACAGCCATGAGGCTGCCGCGCCCGTCAGTGCCTTCGCGAAGGACGGCAGGCGGCCCGCGCGCCAGCACAGCAGCAGCAGCGGGCCCAGCAGCAGCGCCGGGTAGAGCTTCGCGGCCGTCGCCAGGCCGATGAGCACGCCCGCGGCGAGCGGGCGGCTGCGGGACCACATCAGCAGCGCGGACGCGGTGAGCGCCACGGCCAGCAGGTCCCAGTTGATCGTCGCCGTCAGCGCGAGCGCGGGCGCCAGGGCGACGAAGAGGGCGTCCCAGGGGCGGTTGCGGTGAGTGCGGGCGGCGCTGACGAAGAGGACGGCCGCACAGACCATGAGCATCCCGGCGTTGACCATCCAGTAGAGCTGCTCGCGGTACTGGATGTCGCCGCCCGGCGTCATCCACGAGGCGACCTCCATGAACACCCCGGTGAGCACCGGGTATTCGAGATACGTCATGCCGCCCGAGACGCGTTCGGGGATGCGGTCGAAGTACGGGACGAGGCCGTCGGCGAAGCCGCGCCCGGCGAAGAGATGCGGGATGTCCGAGTAGCACGCGTGCACGTACTGGCTCGTCTGGCCCGAGAACCACGCGCCGTTGAAGCAGGGCGCCTTCTGGATCATGCCGAGCACGAACATGCCCAGGCCCAGCAGCGCCACCACCCGCACCGGCGTCCACCAGCCGCCCGGCTGAGGTGCGGCACGGCGGCCCACCGGCCCTCCGATCAGTTCGCTGCCGGCGGCGGCGACCTCGTCCTGTTCCGTCGGACGTACGGGCGCGGTGTTCCGGTCGGAGGGCTCCGAGAGGTAGGCACGCGTCATGGGCACATCCTGCCGTACGGCCGCAGACGCCAGCAGCCCCGTCACGGTGTGACCCGTGACGGGGCTGCGAGGTCCCGGTCCGGCTCAAGGCCGGTGCTGCGGGGACGAGGCGGGCCTGGCGGCCCCTAGTCCTCTTCTCGGCTTCCGGTCGGCCCGCCGAACAGGCCGCCGTTGTCGCCTCCCGTATCGCCTCCGGTGTTTCCGCCGGTATCGCCTCCGCCGTCCTGGCCCTGGTCGTTACCGCCGTCCTGGCCCTGGTCCTGGCCGGCGGTCTGGCCCTGGTTCTGGCCGGCGGTCTGGCCCTGGTCGTTGCAGACGAACGGGTTGTCACACGTGCCCGAGGGCGACGGCGACTGCGACGGCGACTGCGACGGGTTCTGCGACGGGTTCTGCGAGGGGGTGTCGCTCGGGCTCGGCGTCGGCGACGGGCTGGCGCCCACCCCGAAGACCGGCTCACCGATCGGGTCGGGCGTCGGGAAGGGCTTGGCGTAGGTGCCCTTCAAAGCGCCCGTCATGTACTTCGTCCAGATCTCCGCCGGGAACGACGCACCGTGGATCGAGTCCTGGCCGCCGACCCCGTACATCTTCTGGAAGCGCTGGGTCTTGGCCTTGTCGTTGACCCGCCACATGCCGATCGACGTCGAGAGCTGCGGCGTGTAGCCGGTGAACCAGGCCGACTTGTTGTCGTCCGTCGTACCGGTCTTGCCCGCCGCCGGGCGTCCGAGCTGCCGCGCCGTGGTGCCGGTGCCGTCCTGGACGACCGTCTCCAGCACGTTGGTGACGTTGTCGGCGACGCGGGCCTCGAAGGCGCTCTTGACCTGCTTCTGGTGGGTGTAGAGGTTGCGGCCGCCGCCCTCGACCCGCTTCACCGAGTACGGCTCGGACTTCATGCCGCTGCTGGCGAACGTCCCGTAGGCGTTGGCCATGCGGATCGCGCTCGGCGCCGAAGTGCCCAGCGACAGCGTCGGAGTGCTGCGGGCGAGGCTGTCCTCGTTGAGGCCGGAGTCGAGCGCCGCCTGCCGCACCTTGTCGACGCCGACGTCCATACCGAGCTGGATGTACGGCGTGTTGACGGAGTACTGCATCGCCTCGCGCAGCGAGATACGGCCCTTGTCCTCATTGCCGTCGTTGCGCTGGCGCCACTCCCGGCCTTCCTTGTCGTGCCAGATGGTGCGGTCGTAGTTGCGCAGTTTGATCTTGTTGTCGCCGTCGTAGACGCTCTTGGGCGAGACCGGGGTACGTGCGTCACGGCCCTGCACCGCCGGGCCCCGCGGGTCGCGGACGCCGTCGCGCATCGCGGCGGCGAGAACGAACGGCTTGAACGTCGAACCGACCTGCACACCGGTGTAGTCGGCGTTGTTGGTGAAGTGCGTGGTGGCGTCCTCACCGCCGTACATGGCGACGATCGCGCCGTCGTTCGGCTTCACCGAAGCACCGCCGAACTGCACGTACTTGTCGACCGCGCGGGCCTTCGGGTCGATGTTCGCCTTGCGGACCCGCTCCACCGCGGCCGTCATCTCCGCCATCTTCTTCTTGTCGAAGGTGGTGTAGATCCGCAGGCCGCCCTGCTTGAGCCTGCGGTCGGAGATGTTGCTGTTGGCCGTGATGTAGTTGTTGACGATGTCGACCATGTAGCCCTTCTGGCCCTTGAGTTCGGTCGACTTCTTCGGACGCTCCGGCATCGGGAACTTCGTGTACTTCGCCCGCTGCGCCTTCGACATCCGGCCGGTCGCCACCTCGCGGTCCAGCGTCCAGCTCCAACGCGCCTTGGCCCGCGCGAAGTTCTTCTCCTTCGTGGCCGCGGAACCGATGCCGCCCTCGGGGTCGTAGAGGTTCGGGCCGTTGAGCGTCGCGGAGAGGAACGCCGCCTCGCTCGGGTTGAGGTCCTTGGAGTCCTTGCGGTAGTACGCCTGCGCCGCGGCCTGGATGCCATACGCGCCGCGCCCGTAGTAGCCGGTGTTGAGGTACCCCTGAAGGATCTTCTGCTTCTTCTGCGTCGCACCGACCTTGATGGAGATGAACAGCTCCTTGACCTTACGCGTGATGGTCTGCGACTGGTCGAGGTAGGTGTTCTTCACATACTGCTGCGTGATGGTCGAGCCGGACTGGGTGTCACCGCCCATGGCCATACGGCCGACCGCGCGCACGATGCCGATCGGGTCGACGCCCGGGTCCTCGTAGAACGACTCGTTCTCCGCCGCGATGACGGCGTTCTGCATCGACTTGGGGATCTGGGCGAGCGGGACGATCTGCCTGTTCTGGTCGCCGCCGCCCGCGACGACCATCTGCTTGCCGTTCGCCCAGTAGTAGACGTTCTTCTGCTGCTTGGAAGCGGCGTTCTCGCTGGGGACTCCCACCATCGCCAGCGCGATGCCGGAGAGGCCGATGATCAGCCCGAGGAAACCCGCGAACGAGCCGAGGACGAGTTTCCACGAGGGAACCCAGCGGCGCATGCCCGTCTTGTTCCAGCGCGGATAGTCCACGAGCCGCTTTCTGGGCGGCGGTTGGAAGCGCCCGCGCCCCCTGCCGTACGGACCCGCGCCGCGCCCGCGGCCACCGGCGCCGAGAGCGCCCGAGGCCAGACCCGCGCCTGCGGCGCCCGCTCCCGCAGCCCGGCGGCGACCGCCGCCTCCTCCTGCACGCGGCGGCGGTGCCGCCCTCCGTGAGTCGGCACGACCGCCGTACGAGCTTGAAGCGCCCCCCTGGGCGGCGGGGCGGCACGGCGGCCGGTGCCGGACGGCGGCTGCGGCTGCGCTGCGCGCCGGCCGCGCCCCTGTGGCGGCTTTCGACGGTGCTCGCTCATGGAACAGCTACTCCTCGGGCAGGCGCTCGCGCCTGAAGGTGGCAGTTGACGTCTGGTCCCCCCGAGCACGGCCCGCTGACACTCGGTCGGCCGGCCGCACTGCACCCAGGACGATGACGCACGCGGGCGTCTTCTGGTTCCCGGTGGTGGTCTGCACGCGCACAGACTACGCAGATCCAAAACGCCCTTGGACGGGCATCCTTCGCAATCAAGGCAAGTTGCTCGCAACTAATCAGAGATGTGAGTCCCTTCACCCGGCGCCCACTTGTCGCTCCTGACGCCCCGGCCTATCGTGCTGATGTATCGAGCCGATACATCAGCACGAGACGACGACGACACCAACGGGCAAGCGGCGCACGGGACATAGGGAGGCGGTGCAGCATGAGCCGGCGCTCGGGAGTCCTTGAGTTCGCCGTACTCGGCCTGCTTCGCGAATCACCCATGCACGGTTATGAGCTGCGAAAACGGCTCAACACCTCGCTGGGAGTCTTCCGCGCCTTCAGCTACGGGTCGCTCTATCCATGCCTCAAGACCCTCGTACAGCGCGGGTGGTTGACCGAGGAGCACGAGCCGGCCCGCCCGCCGCAGCAGAGCGAACGCCTCGAACGCGACGCCCTCACGGGCTCGTTGACCGGACGCCGGGCAAAAATCGTCTACAGATTGACGGCTTCCGGCCGCGAACACTTCGAGGAGCTTCTTTCACAGACCGGACCGGACGCGTGGGAAGACGAACACTTCGGTGTGCGTTTCGCCTTTTTCGGTCAGACCTCGCGGGAGGTGCGGATGCGTGTGCTCGAGGGACGACGCAGCCGCCTGGAGGAGAGGCTCGCGAAGATGCGGGCCTCCCTCGCCCGTACCCGCGAACGGCTCGACGACTACACCCTCGAACTACAGCGCCACGGAATGGAATCCGTGGAGCGCGAAGTCCGCTGGCTCACCGAACTCATAGAGAGCGAGCGGACCGGGCGCGACAGGGAGGCGGGAACCGATTCCGGGCCTCCGCCGCGCCGCTTTGGAGACGCGGGGACCCGGCCCCGGCACAGGGGCGCAGCCCCGCCGGATCCGTCCGAGGACACCGCATGAGGCCGCGTACGAACGCGGCCTCACCGACCAGAAACAGGGAGCAGCCGGAATGGGTTCGGTTCGTGTAGCCATCGCAGGCGTGGGCAACTGCGCCGCCTCGCTGGTGCAGGGCGTCGAGTACTACAAGGACGCCGACCCGGGCACCAAGGTGCCGGGCCTGATGCATGTGCAGTTCGGCGAATACCACGTGCGGGACGTGGAGTTCGTCGCCGCCTTCGACGTCGACGGCAAGAAGGTCGGCCTCGACCTGGCGGACGCGATCGGCGCGAGCGAGAACAACACCATCAACATCTGTGACGTGCCGCCCTCCGGCGTGACCGTGCAGCGCGGGCACACCCTCGACGGACTCGGCAGGTACTACCGGGAGACCATCGACGAGTCCGACGCCGAGCCGGTCGACGTCGTGCGCGCCCTGCGGGACTCCGAGGCCGACGTACTGGTCTGCTATCTGCCCGTCGGCTCCCAGGAGGCCGTCGAGTTCTACGCCCAGTGCGCCGTCGACGCGGGCGTCGCCTTCGTCAACGCGCTGCCCGTCTTCATCGCCGGTACGAAGGAGTGGGCGGAGAAGTTCACCGAGGCCGGGGTCCCGATCGTCGGCGACGACATCAAGTCCCAGGTGGGCGCGACCATTACGCACCGCGTGCTGGCACGGCTCTTCGAGGACCGCGGCGTCATCCTCGACCGCACGATGCAGCTCAACGTCGGCGGCAACATGGACTTCAAGAACATGCTGGAGCGCGACCGGCTGGAGTCGAAGAAGATCTCCAAGACGCAGGCCGTCACCTCGCAGATCCGCGACCGCGAACTCGGCGCGGACAACGTGCACATCGGCCCGTCCGACTACGTGGCATGGCTGGACGACCGCAAGTGGGCCTACGTACGCCTCGAGGGGCGCGCGTTCGGAGACGTACCGCTCAACCTGGAGTACAAGCTGGAGGTCTGGGACTCGCCGAACTCCGCGGGCGTCATCATCGACGCCCTGCGCGCGGCGAAGATCGCGAAGGACCGGGGCATCGGCGGGCCGATCCTGTCGGCGTCGTCGTACTTCATGAAGTCGCCGCCCGTGCAGTACTACGACGACGAGGCGCGCGAGCTGGTGCAGGCGTTCATCGACGGGAAGGCCGAACGCTGAGGCGGTAGCGGCGAGTTGTGACTCGGCGTGGGGGCGCGGCGCGAGAAGGCCGCGCCCCCGCCGCCTTCCCGGCCTCTCCGCGCCGCCGTCGTGCCCGGTCGCGGGGTGCCCGTGTCCGT from Streptomyces marispadix includes:
- a CDS encoding CCA tRNA nucleotidyltransferase — its product is MPNANDDIQPTPPAPPAKEQLSAAQRRAVSELLRVSPVADDLARRFQEAGFRLALVGGSVRDALLGRLGNDLDFTTDARPADVLRIVRPWADAVWEVGIAFGTVGCQKKAREADGARTFQIEVTTYRSEAYDRTSRKPEVSYGDSVEEDLVRRDFTVNAMAVALPEKHFIDPHGGLEDLARRLLRTPGTPEASFSDDPLRMMRAARFAAQLDFTVADDVLRAMKAMADRLGIVSAERVRDELNKLLLAPRPVKGIRLLVETGLADQVLPEIPALRLERDEHHRHKDVYEHSLTVLEQAIDLEEGGPDLTLRLAALLHDIGKPRTRRFEPDGRVSFHHHEVVGAKMTKKRMAALKYPNDLTKDVSRLVELHLRFHGYGTGEWTDSAVRRYVRDAGPLLSRLHKLTRSDCTTRNKRKASALSRAYDSLEERIARLQEQEELEAIRPDLDGNEIMSILGVKPGPVVGKAYKHLLELRLEHGPMEHDDAVAALKDWWAAQS
- a CDS encoding MFS transporter, encoding MSVVGDLRTLLRFPGFRRLLAVRLLSQLADGIYQVALAAYVVFSPEKETSPAAIASAMAVLLLPYSLLGPFAGVLLDRWRRRQVLLYGNLLRAVLAAGTGALVVGAVPEWLFYLSALSVTAVNRFILAGLSAALPRVVDDARLVMANSLSPTAGTLAATAGGGVAFALRLASPDGGRTSDAWVVLTGALVYLLAGLAALRMGRDLLGPDPGAARVPLRLLTTVATTTRGLVDGLRHLRQRHTAAYALTAMTLMRFCYGALTVMVLMLCRYAWGSDGRVGDAVEAVDVGAGLKLLGLAVAVSGLGYFAAALITPWGVARSGRFGWLTLCAASAAVLEPALGLTFAPVPILLTAFVLGLVTQASKITADTAVQSTVHDAYRGRVFSLYDMLFNVAFVGAAGVASLILPPDGRSAVLVIGVAVVYVAVAALMFHVKRTQAARSAVSAPTPPSPPH
- a CDS encoding glycosyltransferase family 87 protein; translation: MTRAYLSEPSDRNTAPVRPTEQDEVAAAGSELIGGPVGRRAAPQPGGWWTPVRVVALLGLGMFVLGMIQKAPCFNGAWFSGQTSQYVHACYSDIPHLFAGRGFADGLVPYFDRIPERVSGGMTYLEYPVLTGVFMEVASWMTPGGDIQYREQLYWMVNAGMLMVCAAVLFVSAARTHRNRPWDALFVALAPALALTATINWDLLAVALTASALLMWSRSRPLAAGVLIGLATAAKLYPALLLGPLLLLCWRAGRLPSFAKALTGAAASWLCVNLPVMLLAPQGWSKFYSFSQERPVDFGSIWLIISQRTGDPVSDANVYAMVLMALGCAGIAALALRAPRRPRLAQLALLVVALFILTNKVYSPQYVLWLIPLAALARPRWRDILIWQACEVVYFLGIWLYLAYTGSGDKHHGLPPEGYQLVIMAHLLGTLYLCAVVVRDALTPERDVVRRDGTDDPGGGVLDRAPDVFTLGGRRASHAKPVPFEDAQVSWGTATH
- a CDS encoding transglycosylase domain-containing protein is translated as MDYPRWNKTGMRRWVPSWKLVLGSFAGFLGLIIGLSGIALAMVGVPSENAASKQQKNVYYWANGKQMVVAGGGDQNRQIVPLAQIPKSMQNAVIAAENESFYEDPGVDPIGIVRAVGRMAMGGDTQSGSTITQQYVKNTYLDQSQTITRKVKELFISIKVGATQKKQKILQGYLNTGYYGRGAYGIQAAAQAYYRKDSKDLNPSEAAFLSATLNGPNLYDPEGGIGSAATKEKNFARAKARWSWTLDREVATGRMSKAQRAKYTKFPMPERPKKSTELKGQKGYMVDIVNNYITANSNISDRRLKQGGLRIYTTFDKKKMAEMTAAVERVRKANIDPKARAVDKYVQFGGASVKPNDGAIVAMYGGEDATTHFTNNADYTGVQVGSTFKPFVLAAAMRDGVRDPRGPAVQGRDARTPVSPKSVYDGDNKIKLRNYDRTIWHDKEGREWRQRNDGNEDKGRISLREAMQYSVNTPYIQLGMDVGVDKVRQAALDSGLNEDSLARSTPTLSLGTSAPSAIRMANAYGTFASSGMKSEPYSVKRVEGGGRNLYTHQKQVKSAFEARVADNVTNVLETVVQDGTGTTARQLGRPAAGKTGTTDDNKSAWFTGYTPQLSTSIGMWRVNDKAKTQRFQKMYGVGGQDSIHGASFPAEIWTKYMTGALKGTYAKPFPTPDPIGEPVFGVGASPSPTPSPSDTPSQNPSQNPSQSPSQSPSPSGTCDNPFVCNDQGQTAGQNQGQTAGQDQGQDGGNDQGQDGGGDTGGNTGGDTGGDNGGLFGGPTGSREED
- a CDS encoding PadR family transcriptional regulator, whose translation is MSRRSGVLEFAVLGLLRESPMHGYELRKRLNTSLGVFRAFSYGSLYPCLKTLVQRGWLTEEHEPARPPQQSERLERDALTGSLTGRRAKIVYRLTASGREHFEELLSQTGPDAWEDEHFGVRFAFFGQTSREVRMRVLEGRRSRLEERLAKMRASLARTRERLDDYTLELQRHGMESVEREVRWLTELIESERTGRDREAGTDSGPPPRRFGDAGTRPRHRGAAPPDPSEDTA
- a CDS encoding inositol-3-phosphate synthase, which codes for MGSVRVAIAGVGNCAASLVQGVEYYKDADPGTKVPGLMHVQFGEYHVRDVEFVAAFDVDGKKVGLDLADAIGASENNTINICDVPPSGVTVQRGHTLDGLGRYYRETIDESDAEPVDVVRALRDSEADVLVCYLPVGSQEAVEFYAQCAVDAGVAFVNALPVFIAGTKEWAEKFTEAGVPIVGDDIKSQVGATITHRVLARLFEDRGVILDRTMQLNVGGNMDFKNMLERDRLESKKISKTQAVTSQIRDRELGADNVHIGPSDYVAWLDDRKWAYVRLEGRAFGDVPLNLEYKLEVWDSPNSAGVIIDALRAAKIAKDRGIGGPILSASSYFMKSPPVQYYDDEARELVQAFIDGKAER